From Aegilops tauschii subsp. strangulata cultivar AL8/78 chromosome 5, Aet v6.0, whole genome shotgun sequence:
CCTTGGCGGCACTGAAGCGTCAACCCCACCCTAATAAAGAAACTACTTCGGGCTTGGACCCACCTAAGAAATGAAACATGCATTTTTTTAGATTACGTATGTTTTGCTCACTATAGCATTTTTTATACCCGTTCTCAGTCTTCCAACATGTGGCTATTGAGGGGCTCATGGAAGCCACCTACCTACTAAACTTACAATGCTAACTCGGCCAACCCATCCCAATAACATACACATCTCTTTCACTACCCTTACATGGCCATGCTTTGAAGTCCATAGTATGCACTACAATCTTAGTCTCAACATATAGGTGGTGTCCATCATGATACTAAGAAGATTGATAGTTGAGTTAAAAGACCAAGGAAGATTGGATTCATGTATGCTGGGTGTATGTATGGGCTTGGTATCAATACAAATGTTGATGATTTTAAGAATGAAGGGCGTCATGGAGCAATTTTATTAGAAAAGCCATCAGACAAGTATGTAGTTGATGCCAGATCCGACCAAAACCAGACTTGGATGTTTGTTGAAGCCATCAAAATTGCCTAGGATGTTGCACGTAGAAGGATATGCCATGAACGTTGTTTTGGGTCCTAGTTGCAGCTGCGAGTTGGTATGTCCAGTGGATGTCTGAGTGGCGATGCCATATAACACCCCTTCTCCGGATAATTTTATCTAACTCTTCCACGTTAATCTCGTAGCTTGATCCTTAATGAACTGAGCCAATCACCAGGTTGAGCTTGTTAAGCTTAATAAGATGAACGAACAAGCTAACAGGTTCTTTCATTGTGGATTAATAGTGTAGGTCTTCTAAATGCAATATGCAGGTTTGTACATCTTCTGGTCTTCTTTCGTTATGGGTTACTTTGGTTACTGTGTTCAAAGTCACAAAGGAAGAAGCTTCTCCTATTCATCAGCAGCAGCAAGTTAGAAAAGGTCTTGTCAATTGAGTTTGGCCCAGGCTTCACTCTTTTAGTTGTGCTCTTGTACATAAAGAATGCCCATGTCCATGGCCTTGTAACTCAAGATAAATGTGTCCCTTTGCATTTGCAAGTAAGGTTTATGATTATCGGGTCTGATACGAGAAGACCCTTTTTTGAAGGTATAAATTGAAATCGTGATCTTTCAAATTTTGCTATGGTTCAGGGTCCTTGATCCTGAACAAGAGTTTCGGTCATTCTCACACGGAACTTATGATTCAGAAGTCGTCATTTAACAACATCTACAATTTTAGCTATCCAGGTAAATTTAATTTTACACCCCGCGTCCCAGCAAAACTATACCACTGAAAAAAAGCTCATGAGACAGAGACACGCGGACAGACAGAAGGGAAGTTTCAAAGTTGGAATTGGTCGGGGTGCAGCTAGGCTAGTGATAGATATCTCCTTCTCCGGTCTTGAGCTTCAGGCCGATGGTTGAGTCAGTGGAAATGTGGATAACTTTGGTTATGATGATGGTTGTTTCTGGAAGCTTGAGCCGGCTGTATAGCACGTTGAAGTACACTTCGGAAAGTTGTTAAAGAGTCTTGCGAACGAGCGGGGTGGCATGGCAGGTACCGGTTCGACTTGCTTGTGGTCGTGCTGAACTGATGGTGCAGCTAGTGTAGGCAGTGATAGATTCCTCCTTCTCTGACGTTGTGTTTCAACCCGACGGCTGGAGTCGATGGCATCTGGCTGTTTCTGTTTGCTACCAACAAAATTACGACCAGCAGAGGCAATACTAATGAGCCGCTTGAATGCGCCACCTGTTCTCGAGTAATTTTTGGAACAGTTCTTTCTCGAGGTGCTGCGGTGGAGGGATAGTCTGAACCATTCCAAAGCTGAAGGAGCACAGCCCAAGATTCAGGTTTTAGACAGGTCCAGAGAAGAAGTGTCCTCTCGTTCAAACAAATTTTGGATTTGATTTGGTTGGGGCGCGCCGGGCCCGGGCAGCAGTGCAACGCCCGGGCGACACGCGAGGACCCCAGTGGCAAGCCACTGTGGTGGGCCCTCCCCCACAAAAAATAAATTTAATATCGTTGTGGGCACATGGCCCACATATCAGATATTAAACTGATAAGAACAGATACTACACTTGATCTTAGCCAAAAGGCCGAGAAAGGTATGAGTTGCAAGCCGCGCCACCCCCTCCCTCTTATAGCCTCGCCGACCCCCTCGCCCTCCCTCGCCGCGCGATGTGGGACTAAACGAGACCACCAGCctccgctcctctcacgcaccaGCGCAGCAGGTCCGACGATATGTGCTAGCCGCGTGGGCTTTTCGTTTCCGCCGGCCCGATGGGCTTCGACGCGAACGGGCCCGACTGCGCGACGGATGGGGAGCCCAGGCCCAGGCCGAGAGGGAAAGTGGGAGAGGAAAAGATAAGGCATCGGGTGCTACCCGGCCGCAGGCCGCAGCTCGCACGCAAGTATACGCAACGCAAGTCGTCATCGCACGGGACGGGACGAGTCGAGGTCCAAGTCGCTCGAGCGCAAGCCCGCCGTCGCTCTCGCGTCCGCCGCAGCTCCGACCTTCCAGAAGCTTCCGGGAGCCGTCCATGGCCACCGCGCCCGCGCCGACCGCAGCCGcccccgcgcccgccgccgcggccgcggccGTCCCGTCCGCGTCGGTGCCGCGCGGGCAGGTGGATCTGGTCGACTTCATCGACTGGACCGGCGTCGAGTGCCTCAACCAGGACCCCGCCCACGGCATCGCCAACGCCCTCAAGCAGGTACGCCAAGCGGCTCCCGCTGCCACACGCGATCCCCGGCGCCGATCCGGCGTCGGCCCGTTCGATTTTCGCCGGGGGCACTCCCACCCTAGGGTTTCGTAGATTAGCGCCGTGTCACGGCCGTGTTAACCCTTCTTCGGATTTTAGTTTAGATGCCATTACGTTTCTGACGAGTGGTGGTTTTCAACAGGGTTACAGGGAGGATGAGGGGCTGCACCTCGCCAGCGACTCGGACGAGCAGCTGCTGATCTACATCCCCTTCATGCAGGTCATCAAGCTGCATTCCGCGCTCTTCAAAGGCCCCGAGGAAGAAGGTGAGATTTGTAACTCCACGTCACTGCATGAATGCTAGGTTGCTGCAACATTGATTACTTAGAGATAAGCCTCTTTTATGAGCTCAGGGAGGAGGAACTTGTCTATGTTCAAACCAGGGTGCTCGATTTAGTCTGTTGCGAATGCTAATAGATGGTTGAACACAAGTTATGTTTTTGTAAATGTATGATAACCAAGTTCTTTGGACCTTATGTGTGCCTGACCCATAGTTCAAAAAGGCGTTGTGCGCTAATTATGTGTTTAGGGACCTGCTTGCGTCTAGTTCGCCACTCCGTATGCGCACCCAAATGAAAAAGGCGCTAAGCGTAGGGGGTGCCTTGCACTTTTCCAAGCGCGCAAGACCAAAGCGCTGCGTCCGGCCGGCCGGCTCTTTGCACCCAGGCGCGCTTTTTTGAACTTTGGTCTGACCTGTCGTCTAGTGTTTAATGCTAAATAGAAGAGATTGTTACTTATGGTGCTATCGACATTATAGAGATTGTTATGTATGGTGTTTGCATTAAAGCAATGCAGAGCCTGGGGCTCCTTCCGTTTTGGGGGAAAACCTGGCATGATCTAGTGGCCTAGGACGCTTTGATTTGCCTCTTCTTCTTCGTTTATAAATAAAATTGACAATTTACAGCTAATATCTGTAGTTATTGATGCACTAGTGGGCTAGGGCACTCTTTTCTGATATCAGGTCTGCAAATGCTAGTAGAGAGTACAATTATATCTCTAAATTTATGGTCAGATATTAGTTGGTGGGACCTATGTGGTGACCATCTGACCTATCGCCTAGTGTTCCATGGTACATAAAAAAGATGGTTGCTTATCAGAACACTTTGGCACATGGGAGCATATGCTCCTGCCATCGAAAAGTATATTTCTTCTCTTTCAACATATTTTAGCTTTGTATAATGCTGAAAAGCTCAACAGTTCTTCTCTTTCAACGCTTTACAACAATATATAGCTTGATATGGGAATGCTAGGCTGCATGCTGCTTTTCTCTTACCACTTTTTTGTGTTCATGCTTCTTTTTCTCTACCTTTGAGTGAGTTATTTAGTTTGTAAGTAGTAGCCCCTTTCTTAAATCACTTCAGTGTTTCTCTTGGGTGTGTTGATGCTTTCTCAAATAGTTAATGCAATCTTCTTTGAACACAGGCCCAAAGACAGTTAAACTCTTCTCCAACAGAGAGCATATGGGTTTCAGGTATACTTCCTTTTAGTTTCACTGAAGCTCATTGATACCGACTTCTGAAAACATTTTGGGTTTTCCCTTATTCCTGACATAAATTTCTGTATTGATTGGCAGCAACGTCAATGACTTCCCTCCAAGTGACAGTGTTGACCTGTCATCCAGCCATTTACTGGAAGTATGTTGTTATCCTAAAATCTAAGTTTGTTTTTTATATTCTTTTCCTTGATGCCCATGTCTTAGCTTATGCATTACCTCAAATTGATGAGCCTTGGCTATTCTTTTCTGCAGAGTAAGCCTGTCACGCTAAAGTATGTGAAGTTCCAGAATGTTCGCAGGTATGTGCATCTCTCTCTAGCAGGTGGGTAACAGGCATTTTGTACTGCTATCTGATTCTTATAACCCCTTTTTTGCCGCCCCAGCCTGACTATGTTTATCGAAGACAATCAAAGCGGAGCTGACATCACAAAAATTCAGAAGATCGCGCTTTATGGAACCACGTAAGTTCTGTTAGCACCTAGTATTTCATAATTTGCACTGGATGTCTGGATGCACATATTATATTGTCCTTTTAGCTGGACTGCTCAGATTGTGGGAGATCTGTGATTAGTTGTGCCATCAGGAATCAGCATCATTAGTTCCTGAAGCTGCACAATAACCCAGAAGTATTtgtgttgtactccctccgtccggaaatacttgtcatcaaaatgaataaaaaaggatgtatctaggatgtattttagttgtagatacatcctttttgtccattttgatgacaagtattttcggacggagggagtatattctTAGCAACAGCTTATTTTGGAAAGAAAAGATAATTGTAGGGTGAAAGCCATTATTTTAGCAAATCAGAACTGAATTTGCAAGAGTCATTACTGTATCGAGGCAATGGCGAAGTTTAAGCTCTTATTTCCCTTATCGTAGATAAAAAAATCACTTCATAGATATTGCAGACTGATTTTTACCCCCCATATACACATTTGATGAAAATCAGTCATTACTTGTGATTCATCTCCTGAACACatttttttttgttcttttgcCAGTGTGGACACAACAAATATGAAGGACCTGAAGAAGATAGAAGAACATTAAGCAGACCCATCTAAGATAGTGTGTTTCAGTGGCTGTAAACATTTAACTGTTGTGGTTGATGCTGGCAACTTTGTGCCCCTATTTTACACATGAGGTATTTAAGAGCCCAGTTAGCCTCCTGTAGGCTGCAATTTCTGCGTGTGGGCTTGTTTGACAAAAGAAACAAATGTTCCTTGCTGAGAAAATTCATATCCATATCCCTTTTCCCTTGAGAGTTTGGTGTTGATGACGCTTGCCTTGGCTTGTCGATGATCATTCCATATGTTCGTCGCGACGAAAAATGTTGATTGGATTGGCAATACTACATTTCTGTTGATGTCCGATAACAGTTGACTCATGTTGAGAGCACGTAATAACTTTACATCCATGGTAATCTACATACGGTATCTAGTTTAGCATACATACATGTGCCAGGCAGGCAGAGGCGAATGAATCAGCATGTTAGGTTTGGCTGGTTTTCTCCGATCAAAATCAGTCGGCGGCATCGAGGGCCATGAGTATGGCCCTGAAGAGGTTGATGATGTCGAGGTAGAGGGTGATGGAGGCGGCGACGTACTCGTCGTAGGTGTAGCGCTTGATGAGGTTGTCGGTGTCGTAGATGATGAAGGCGGAGAAGATGAGCGCGGCTATGCAGCCGTAGACGAGCACGGCCGTCTTGCCCATGGGgaagaggatgatgacgatggcgtAGAGCATGAGGATGACGCAGGCGGCGAAGAGGAAGGGCCCCAGGAACTCGAAGTCGTGGCCGCGCCTGCCCGCCCAGAAGGTGTAGGCGGTGAGCGAGACCACGACGACGAGCGTCATGCCCGCCGCCTCGAAGATGATGGGCCCGTGCTTGGTGAGGCACCCCAGCCCCACCGACAGGCTGACGCACACGGTGAAGATGCCCAGGAACACCAGGTTCACCGGGTGCTTCTGCCGGAAGTAGACCATCGGCAACATCACTGCGCTCACACCAACGGCGTCCATCAGCAATGCATGCATGGAGAATGTGAAAAGCGAAGCAGAGATAGGCTGGGTACCGACCGAGGAGGGGggagatgaggatgatgatgaaggcgacgagggcggcgggggtgcgggaGAGGAAGAAGTTGCGGACGCAGTCGGTGACGTTCATGGCGGCGGCTACGGCCACGGTGACGAGCATCTGGATGGAGACGATGACGTACACCTTGCGGATGAAGGCCCAGCGCAGCTCCGGGCTCTCGATCATGTACCCGTCGGGCGGGTAGCACGCCTCCACgtcgtggtggtggtggtggtggtggtggtggtcgtgctTCCCCATGGCCTTGGATCGGGGCCTGCCTTTCCTTGCCAGCAGGTAGAGGACGACGGACGGACGCACGGAGCGGCTGGTCGACGGTCGTGTCCCGGCCAAGCAATGGCGTCTCAATAGCTTCCGCCAGCCATGGACGTCAAGTCATTTAGAGGTCATGGCTGGAGACATCTATTCTGGGCGCGGTCGCTTCGAAATCTGCTTCCCCGTGCCTCTTTCTTCACCGTCCAAATAATTCCACCACGTTGTTGATAATAACGGAATACACAGCTAGGACTGACGGGGACTATACTCTTTTTTATGACAATTTGGGTTCTTTTTTCGAGAGCATGCAAACTGCGTGCCATAGCTTTATAAAAGGCACAAAATCCAAGAATTCCAGCAAGCTCTCACCACATGCCGGCCGAGTAGCAAGCTCGCTCCAACTCGAATGCACACAATACAACCCTTAAGTGCTTTGTCCTAAACCGACCAACAAAATCGCGTCCCGACCAACAACGCCAGTCACCTCTAAAGAGCATAACAACTCTAAATGAACTCTCTTTGTCGACACACCAACCAGCCTTGGATCGCCTGGATCGGTTGTCTGGCATTGTCGCTGCCCGCTCTGGGCCTGCAGGCGGCAGAGTAGAAGCAAGTGGCACGGTGCTCTGGCTTCCGGAGCCCCGTTGCGGTGGTTGTGGTGGTGCCAGCATCAACACAAGTAGTACACCATGGTGATGAGGGGGCCGTGTGGATTGGCTCCTGGTTCGCACTATGAAATTCAAGCGGAGACATGGCTTGGTCTCACATGGTTCGTTGTGGATTGGCTCCTACTCTAGGTCAGAGTTGGCGAGGCATAAGTGGGCGAAAGCCTTGTCCTTCGACGGGGGTCGTTGCCGGTGATGTTCCTTAGGCCTCGTTTGATACAAGGGGATTGGGGAGGCTTGTGGAGAGGGGGATTTGAGTGGATTGGGTGAATCCCTCTCCTCCACCCAATCCTCTCAATTCCCCACGAATCCTTCCTCCTTCAGAAATCCCTTTATTTGGTTAAACTTCCTACGACAGCAGCAGCATAGCAAGCGTTCAACTCTTCTCTGTTCCCGGGTTTCGTTGGTGCGATCATGCGCAGGTCTGGGCAAAAGCCTTTTGATCGACGGGTCGATGACTGGCACCGTTACCTTCTTGATGGTGGAAGAGGTCACATTAGGCAGCGTTTGGGGTGGCTTCTACAGTTCTTTTTAAGTTGTTTAATGGTTTTCGGCCTAGTCTTTCTTACAAACCGGCCAACTTTGTAATTTTTCCTCACTTAATGACATCAGCCGAGCTCCTGCCTTGGTCCTAAAAAAAGAGACATCGAGGACGCACATCACATCACAATAGGGGGGGAATGGAGATGTGTGATTCTCCTTTCCCTTTCTCTACGACACTCGAGTAGAGGATATCATATCACAAGATCAAAACACCCAGGATTTTGCATTCATGCCAACATGCAACATTCAGCGGAATTAAAATGGAACATTTCATAGCAAGGAATCAAATTCGCGTGTCTTGCAGTCACAAAGCACCAGTGAGTATATTTTCATCGTGCAGCTTGGTTTAATCACACATTGCATACTCCAGGAAGCTAGGAAACAAGACATGCGATGGAGTCTAGGACGGCAGAATTTACTGATAACGATTGTACATGCCTACAGGTATCTGCGGGCAATCATGAATTTTCTGCTATGCACAAGCTAGTGGACTAAAATCAAGGCGAGCAGGGCTCAGGTGCGCTCAGCTATCGGCTGCACGCAGAATTTGCATCAGATTCAGGAACAGGTTGATGATGTCGAGGTAGAGGGACACGGCAGCCCAGATGTACTCATCATACGTGTGGCGCTTGATGATgttgtccgtgtcgaagatgatGTAGCCACAGAAGATGATCGACGCCACGGCCCCATATATCATGGTGGAGATCTTGCCCAGTGGGAAAAAGATCTGCCAGCACAAGTGTTATTAGTATTATCACGCAGGAACCAACGTGATCGAAATAGTTTTGCAATATCCATCTGAAGAAATATACTAGAAGGGGCATAAGGTGCAGCTGCCCAACCTGGATAAGTGAGAACACCATCAGCACCATAAGAGCTCCAAACAGGAACGGGCCCAGGAAGTTGAAGTCATGgcctctctttgcagcccagaaAGTGTAGGTAGTCAAGCTGATGACCACCACTGCTGTGAGAATTGCAGCTTCCAAGATGATTTTTCCTGCGCACACAACAATAGTATAATCAATTCACAGTACAAGCCCCGCCCTATAATCAATTACTCCTATGGAGAGTAAGTATGACAACTGATGACAAAGATGAAGTGAAGACAGAAGAACATGCATCATGATAGCTGAAACAATTTGTTATTTTTAGTCCAAACTTTAGCGATGTAATTCAGATATCAAACAATCAAAAG
This genomic window contains:
- the LOC109773039 gene encoding PITH domain-containing protein At3g04780; translation: MATAPAPTAAAPAPAAAAAAVPSASVPRGQVDLVDFIDWTGVECLNQDPAHGIANALKQGYREDEGLHLASDSDEQLLIYIPFMQVIKLHSALFKGPEEEGPKTVKLFSNREHMGFSNVNDFPPSDSVDLSSSHLLESKPVTLKYVKFQNVRSLTMFIEDNQSGADITKIQKIALYGTTVDTTNMKDLKKIEEH
- the LOC109773043 gene encoding protein LIFEGUARD 2-like gives rise to the protein MGKHDHHHHHHHHHDVEACYPPDGYMIESPELRWAFIRKVYVIVSIQMLVTVAVAAAMNVTDCVRNFFLSRTPAALVAFIIILISPLLVMLPMVYFRQKHPVNLVFLGIFTVCVSLSVGLGCLTKHGPIIFEAAGMTLVVVVSLTAYTFWAGRRGHDFEFLGPFLFAACVILMLYAIVIILFPMGKTAVLVYGCIAALIFSAFIIYDTDNLIKRYTYDEYVAASITLYLDIINLFRAILMALDAAD